The stretch of DNA TTCATATCTGGTTATTGGAGTGAATAATTTCTTTTAACGTAACATGACGATTCCTGAATCTGGCACTACTAACTTCACCTTTGATATGAATTGCGCCTGCGGGACAATTATGGACACAGGCAAAACACATGAAGCATTTGTCGCTTAAAGCTATCTTTCCATTTTTCAGGTCCATTTCTATGTTGTTCACCGGGCATACGCTGGCGCAAACCCCGCAATGGGTGCAGCTGTCATCCACATAGATATAATTCTCAATACCTTCTCCAACGACATGGACTTTTAATCTTTTTTTATTAAAAGGTTTTCCATCCCTTCTGAACATATAATTCATCGCCGCTTTATCTAGGCAGTTTTCTTTTAAGGTCCCTTTTTTTGAAGCGGCAATATCAGATTTTATAGTTTCCAGATGTTTCTCAATCAGCTTTTTGGGTTCCTTTGCGACCTGCTTTTTCATATCGAAGGTGGGCAGGTAATTATCCACCATTTTGATTCGGCTGATGTATGAGAATTCAAACCCTGCTTCATCAGCGATATCTGACAAGTGCTTGCCCACTGCACCGGAATAAATTCCGTAGGTTACAACGGCAAAAAGATAATCATAGTTGAATGTCGCTTTTTTCAAGAACTCCACGACATATGGAGGGACAGACCATGCATGGAGAGGAAAGACAATGCCGATTTTTTCATCACTGAATTCATAGGTTCCCTCTTTAACCATCTGGGGAATGGAACATAATTCTCCACCAATTGATTTTGCAATATAGAGGCTGTTGCCGGTTGCTGAAAAATATAAAATTTTCATTTGTTCTCCTTTCTAATAATTGAAACCGAAGCTGCGTACTTAATGGCAGCTTGCTTGAGAGACAGGGGGGCTCCTTCTTTTCTGAAAAGAACATAGCTATCAAAATGAGGCAGAACTAGGCGTCATACTCTCGAAAATCTGCCTAATTGTATCGCTTGGTTGAGTTGTGTGTTTTGCAGTGCTATGTAGATTGCATGAGCAAGCAGCAAATAAAAGAACTGATTGAGAACAGGGTCAGCGCGGAAGGTTTGGTGGAAACCGGAATTAAGGGAGTGCAACTCTTTCGGGTTACCCGGTCGATTCCCTGCGCTCCTGCGGTGTACGAACCCGT from Desulfovibrio sp. JC010 encodes:
- a CDS encoding EFR1 family ferrodoxin (N-terminal region resembles flavodoxins. C-terminal ferrodoxin region binds two 4Fe-4S clusters.), giving the protein MKILYFSATGNSLYIAKSIGGELCSIPQMVKEGTYEFSDEKIGIVFPLHAWSVPPYVVEFLKKATFNYDYLFAVVTYGIYSGAVGKHLSDIADEAGFEFSYISRIKMVDNYLPTFDMKKQVAKEPKKLIEKHLETIKSDIAASKKGTLKENCLDKAAMNYMFRRDGKPFNKKRLKVHVVGEGIENYIYVDDSCTHCGVCASVCPVNNIEMDLKNGKIALSDKCFMCFACVHNCPAGAIHIKGEVSSARFRNRHVTLKEIIHSNNQI